One Lycium barbarum isolate Lr01 chromosome 5, ASM1917538v2, whole genome shotgun sequence genomic window carries:
- the LOC132642769 gene encoding auxin-responsive protein IAA32-like isoform X1 has product MDSNCSDYILNHATLSSVYYQGNNKDGSNFIDLGLSLRALQPEAYYPSAHVLHAGGYDELIDWQHLHPQLGNNPRSEYPTNFMEINNYDDEAEGIQSKENLSYVKVSMDGVIVGRKICILEHSSYSNLAIQLEHMFGKHSMDGLRLFQDDSEFSLFYKDSDEQWRTVGDVPWNEFADRVKRLRIVRKDEAFITNSSALLSSV; this is encoded by the exons ATGGATTCTAATTGTTCTGACTATATTCTAAACCATGCTACTCTTTCTTCTGTTTATTATCAAGGCAATAATAAGGACGGTAGTAACTTTATTGATTTGGGGCTTAGCCTTAGAGCTTTGCAGCCTGAGGCCTATTATCCATCTGCTCATG TACTGCATGCAGGTGGTTATGATGAGCTGATAGATTGGCAGCATTTGCATCCACAACTAGGGAATAATCCAAGAAGTGAATATCCTACAAATTTTATGGAAATTAATAATTATGATGATGAAGCTGAAGGCATTCAAAGCAAAGAGAACTTGTCATATGTGAAAGTTAGCATggatggagtaattgttggaagGAAGATTTGCATTCTTGAACATTCAAGCTATTCTAACCTTGCAATTCAACTAGAACACATGTTTG GAAAACATTCTATGGATGGGCTAAGGCTATTCCAAGATGATTCAGAGTTCTCTTTATTTTACAAGGACAGTGATGAGCAATGGAGGACTGTTGGAGATGTTCCATGGAA TGAGTTTGCTGATCGTGTGAAGAGACTAAGAATTGTGAGGAAAGATGAAGCATTCATCACCAATTCATCTGCGTTACTAAGTTCTGTTTGA
- the LOC132642769 gene encoding auxin-responsive protein IAA32-like isoform X2, translated as MDSNCSDYILNHATLSSVYYQGNNKDGSNFIDLGLSLRALQPEAYYPSAHGGYDELIDWQHLHPQLGNNPRSEYPTNFMEINNYDDEAEGIQSKENLSYVKVSMDGVIVGRKICILEHSSYSNLAIQLEHMFGKHSMDGLRLFQDDSEFSLFYKDSDEQWRTVGDVPWNEFADRVKRLRIVRKDEAFITNSSALLSSV; from the exons ATGGATTCTAATTGTTCTGACTATATTCTAAACCATGCTACTCTTTCTTCTGTTTATTATCAAGGCAATAATAAGGACGGTAGTAACTTTATTGATTTGGGGCTTAGCCTTAGAGCTTTGCAGCCTGAGGCCTATTATCCATCTGCTCATG GTGGTTATGATGAGCTGATAGATTGGCAGCATTTGCATCCACAACTAGGGAATAATCCAAGAAGTGAATATCCTACAAATTTTATGGAAATTAATAATTATGATGATGAAGCTGAAGGCATTCAAAGCAAAGAGAACTTGTCATATGTGAAAGTTAGCATggatggagtaattgttggaagGAAGATTTGCATTCTTGAACATTCAAGCTATTCTAACCTTGCAATTCAACTAGAACACATGTTTG GAAAACATTCTATGGATGGGCTAAGGCTATTCCAAGATGATTCAGAGTTCTCTTTATTTTACAAGGACAGTGATGAGCAATGGAGGACTGTTGGAGATGTTCCATGGAA TGAGTTTGCTGATCGTGTGAAGAGACTAAGAATTGTGAGGAAAGATGAAGCATTCATCACCAATTCATCTGCGTTACTAAGTTCTGTTTGA
- the LOC132641691 gene encoding receptor protein kinase-like protein ZAR1, whose protein sequence is MQSFLCFCIFLVLCSCCVLVSTLNDEGIALWSFKKGIRQDPLGSLNNWNYSDETPCSWNGIACKDLKVISVSIPKKKLTGFLSTSLGSLTELRHVNLRSNFFSGSLPVELFEVQGLQSLVLYGNLFSGGIPYEVGKLNYLQTLDLSQNFLNGSVPITLLQCKRLKVLDLSQNNFTGFLPEGFGGNLSALETLNLASNKFDGPIPSDLGNLSKLQGTVDLSHNMFNGSIPPSLGNLPEKVYIDLTHNNLSGPIPQNGALINRGPTAFIGNPGLCGPPLKNPCSAQSEASSPSSEPFLPNNIPPLDVAGGNGSARGLSRGAVIAIIVGDVVGICVIGLLFSYCYSRICACGRKKDESGFGFQKGRGKGRKECLCFRKDESETLSENVEQYDLVALDNQVVFDLDELLKASAFVLGKSGIGIVYKVVLEDGLNLAVRRLGEGGSQRFKEFQTEVEAIGKLRHQNIVTLRAYYWSVDEKLLIYDLIPNGNLGAAIHGKPGMVSFTPLSWSIRLKIMKGTAKGLVYLHEYSPKKYVHGDLKPSNILLGHDMEPKISDFGLGRLANIAGASPALQSNRQLASQQSKQSSAPSESGTVTSTTTSGSCYQAPEALKVVKPSQKWDVYSYGVILLEMITGRTPIIQVGPTEMDLVNWIHWCIEEKKPLSDVLDPYLAQDADKEEEMIAVLKIAMACVHSSPERRPSMRHISDALERLPASSE, encoded by the exons ATGCAATCTTTTTTGTGTTTTTGCATTTTCTTGGTTTTGTGCAGTTGTTGTGTTTTAGTGAGTACTTTGAATGATGAAGGGATAGCTCTTTGGTCATTCAAAAAGGGTATTAGACAAGACCCTTTAGGGTCACTAAATAATTGGAATTATTCTGATGAAACCCCTTGTTCTTGGAATGGTATTGCATGCAAAGACTTAAAAGTTATATCTGTTAGTATACCAAAAAAGAAACTCACTGGGTTTCTTTCTACTAGTCTTGGATCTCTTACTGAACTTAGACATGTTAATTTAAGGAGTAATTTCTTTTCTGGTAGTTTACCTGTTGAGCTTTTTGAAGTTCAAGGATTACAAAGTTTGGTTCTTTATGGGAATTTATTCTCTGGGGGTATACCTTATGAAGTTGGAAAGCTAAATTACCTTCAAACTTTGGATTTATCACAAAATTTCTTGAATGGGTCTGTTCCTATAACATTGCTTCAGTGTAAGAGATTGAAGGTTCTTGATTTAAGTCAAAACAATTTTACTGGTTTTTTACCAGAGGGGTTTGGGGGTAATTTGTCTGCTTTGGAGACACTTAATCTTGCATCCAACAAATTTGATGGTCCAATTCCTAGCGACTTGGGAAATTTGTCTAAATTGCAAGGAACTGTTGATTTGTCTCATAATATGTTTAATGGTTCGATTCCGCCTAGTCTTGGTAATCTACCAGAGAAAGTGTATATTGATTTGACTCATAACAATTTGAGTGGTCCAATTCCACAAAATGGTGCTCTAATTAACAGAGGACCTACTGCTTTTATTGGAAATCCCGGGCTTTGCGGGCCTCCGTTGAAAAACCCTTGTTCCGCACAAAGTGAGGCAAGTTCACCGTCCTCGGAACCTTTTTTGCCTAATAATATACCTCCGTTGGACGTTGCTGGAGGTAACGGGAGTGCTAGAGGTTTAAGTAGAGGTGCTGTAATTGCGATAATCGTGGGGGACGTGGTTGGAATTTGTGTTATTGGGTTGTTATTCTCATATTGCTATTCGAGAATCTGTGCGTGTGGGAGGAAAAAGGATGAATCTGGCTTTGGTTTTCAGAAGGGGCGAGGGAAAGGAAGAAAAGAGTGTTTATGTTTTAGGAAGGATGAATCGGAGACGTTATCAGAAAACGTCGAACAATATGATTTAGTGGCACTAGATAATCAAGTGGTGTTCGATCTTGATGAACTTCTTAAGGCATCTGCCTTTGTCCTTGGTAAAAGTGGTATTGGCATTGTGTACAAAGTTGTGCTTGAAGATGGACTTAACTTGGCTGTGAGGAGACTAGGTGAGGGTGGTTCCCAAAGATTTAAGGAATTCCAGACGGAGGTGGAAGCAATTGGAAAACTCAGACATCAAAATATTGTGACTCTTCGTGCCTATTATTGGTCTGTCGATGAGAAGCTACTGATATATGACCTCATTCCAAATGGAAACCTTGGCGCTGCAATTCATG GGAAACCTGGTATGGTGTCATTTACACCTCTTTCGTGGTCCATTCGACTGAAAATAATGAAGGGAACTGCAAAAGGTTTGGTCTATTTACATGAGTATAGTCCTAAGAAATATGTTCATGGTGATCTAAAGCCATCTAATATATTGCTTGGGCACGATATGGAACCCAAAATCTCCGACTTTGGACTTGGTCGTCTTGCTAATATAGCTGGAGCATCCCCTGCTTTGCAATCCAACCGCCAGCTGGCTTCACAACAAAGTAAGCAAAGCAGTGCACCATCGGAGTCGGGGACAGTTACGTCGACTACGACTTCCGGTTCTTGTTACCAAGCTCCCGAGGCGTTGAAAGTGGTGAAACCATCACAGAAATGGGATGTTTACTCTTACGGAGTGATCTTGTTGGAAATGATTACAGGAAGAACCCCGATTATCCAAGTAGGTCCTACAGAAATGGATCTTGTGAACTGGATTCACTGGTGCATCGAAGAGAAGAAGCCACTTTCGGATGTATTGGACCCGTATTTAGCTCAAGATGCTGATAAAGAAGAGGAAATGATTGCAGTTTTGAAGATTGCAATGGCGTGTGTTCACAGCAGCCCGGAGAGGAGACCTTCGATGAGGCACATATCCGATGCATTAGAAAGACTGCCAGCTTCCTCTGAATGA